In the genome of Maribacter forsetii DSM 18668, the window TAATGGGCAAATTGCTATGTTCTACCATTGCCTTGGTCAAAGAGACCATTAAATCGATATCTTTCAAAATACCAGCTCCTGCTCCTCTAGAAACTACTTTCTTTACAGGGCAACCAAAATTAATATCTATAATATCTGGCTTAGACTTTTCTACAATCTCTACAGATTGCAGCATACTATCTAGATTGGCACCAAATATTTGAATACCTACAGGGCGTTCTTTTTCGTAAATATCTAACTTCATGACACTCTTTGCGGCATCACGAATCAATCCTTCCGAAGAAATAAATTCTGTGTATACCACATCGGCACCCTGCTCTTTACAAAGGGCTCTAAATGGTGGGTCGCTCACATCTTCCATCGGTGCTAAAAGCAACGGGAAATCAGGCAGTTGTATGTCTCCTATTTTGGGCACTGGCGTATTTTAATTTTGGGTTGCAAAGTTATATAAAAATACGGGAAGGGCATTACTACCATTTTTGTATAAATTGTGGCCTTTTGAAGTGGATTGCTGAGGTCTGAAATACATGTTTGTAGAAAGGGTGTAAATTAGTTACAAAATTAGGTCTTCGACTACGCTTAGACTGACATTTTATTACTTAATTTTCTTGCCAATTGCTTTATGAACAATACACTTCTTATCGTCTCGCTTCCTTTTGAGCCTGTTTTGTTTGGTGTAAAGTTAAACATGCATCTTATTCTAGAGTACCTGGCTTTCTTTATTGGATTTCGATACTATGTTTTTCTAAGAAAAAAGAGTGCTGATGTCATTTCATCTAACAACCGGCTTTCTATTATAATAGGTGCCGTCTTTGGGGCTTTGTTTCTCTCACGCGTAGTTGCCTTTTTTGAAAATCCTGTGGCTCATATTTATGAAGATTGGCTATACAATCTGAACAACAAAACTATAATGGGCGGACTCTTTGGTGGTCTACTGGGTGTGGAGCTTGCCAAAAAAATCATAGGGGAGAAGCATTCGTCTGGAGACCTATTTACCCTACCTATTATCTTAGGGATTATTATTGGTAGAATCGGCTGTTTTTTAGCAGGTATTAAAGAGTTTACCTATGGGAAGGAAACAACAATGTTTACAGGAATGGACTTAGGAGACGGTATTAAAAGGCATCCTATTGCGTTGTATGAAGTGGTATTTTTGACGGTGGTTTTTATGATCATCCGTAGACTTCTAAAATCGAATCATACTTTTAAAAACGGTGACTTATTTAAGCTCTTTATGGTCTGTTACTTTTCCCTTCGTTTCTGTATCGAGTTTTTAAAACCCAACAGTTTTTATTTATTAGGACTGAGTAGCATTCAAATATTATGTTTAATTTGTTTGGTTTACTACTATAAATTCGTCCTACAGGGAATTACATATGTCCGAAAGAAACTATACATATTATGACTTTACTTTAAGCCTTTGCCCAGAATGTTTACGACGGGTAGATGCCAAAATCGTTTTTGAAAACGATAAGGTATACATGCTCAAAAATTGTAAAGAGCATGGTAAATCTAAAGTGCTTATAGCCGATGATATTGAGTATTACAAGAATATTAGAAACTATAATAAGGCTTCTGAATACCCTAAAACATTCAATACAGAAACGCATTATGGTTGCCCATA includes:
- a CDS encoding prolipoprotein diacylglyceryl transferase family protein; this translates as MNNTLLIVSLPFEPVLFGVKLNMHLILEYLAFFIGFRYYVFLRKKSADVISSNNRLSIIIGAVFGALFLSRVVAFFENPVAHIYEDWLYNLNNKTIMGGLFGGLLGVELAKKIIGEKHSSGDLFTLPIILGIIIGRIGCFLAGIKEFTYGKETTMFTGMDLGDGIKRHPIALYEVVFLTVVFMIIRRLLKSNHTFKNGDLFKLFMVCYFSLRFCIEFLKPNSFYLLGLSSIQILCLICLVYYYKFVLQGITYVRKKLYIL